The following are encoded in a window of Congzhengia minquanensis genomic DNA:
- a CDS encoding DUF6809 family protein: MESVLHRIYIGSLGPVKYYEPRSVEFWKQNEQVNAILEKWAAKLGNEDQLDIFDEMLTVYIHMSDLEREEMFQRGFNLAAKLMSEVFFENTHEAK; the protein is encoded by the coding sequence ATGGAATCGGTTTTACACAGAATTTATATTGGTAGCTTAGGTCCTGTAAAATATTACGAGCCTAGGAGCGTAGAATTTTGGAAACAGAACGAACAGGTAAACGCCATTTTGGAAAAATGGGCAGCGAAGCTGGGAAATGAAGACCAGCTGGACATTTTTGACGAAATGCTTACGGTTTATATTCATATGTCCGATCTGGAACGGGAAGAAATGTTTCAACGCGGCTTTAACCTCGCCGCGAAGCTGATGAGTGAGGTTTTCTTTGAAAACACCCACGAAGCTAAATAA
- a CDS encoding sigma-70 family RNA polymerase sigma factor, protein MDKHELDSRITETAMSLFSYCTARTSNHFEAEDLAQDIILEIYKSADNIKNTDAFYGFMWAVARNVYKQWCKNKAKIKMCELNDNLQLEDLIPEDDSSEVYILRRELTLLAEKYRRAIILYYIENKSCSEISCILSISESMAKYLLFKSRQILKGGMVMERNYGQQSYNPKGLSLLFWGNGANRYYHLCDSKISQNILFACYNDKITAEQISLEIGVPLPYIEDKLSELYEYELLKKVGNRYYTNIIIFTQDFVNEVMTKTADLKERVAELIIESIEKNETEIRNIGFIGSDMNKNSFNWQMVSFILYRAVIEILQNKIKVVYPKDKFGTECFVWGEEKCEISDWNSQFRFGIANVENNSGDYVQFMDFPINGEMVHQYCFNRQNVTNVFLDIAKGNTVQFSENDLAAAADMVRKGFVLQNENKLTVNVPVFTKEQHQKLKEILLDTATQISDEAELLMDTVKEILTNHIPVHLKKYAKDMAYLRLFEDAISAPVTNLVEHKYLLPYSGNATLPTTYIILK, encoded by the coding sequence GTGGATAAGCACGAACTTGATTCTCGAATAACGGAAACAGCAATGTCGCTTTTTTCATATTGCACTGCTCGTACATCGAACCATTTTGAAGCAGAAGATTTAGCCCAGGATATTATATTGGAAATTTATAAATCAGCTGATAATATAAAAAACACAGACGCTTTTTATGGGTTTATGTGGGCGGTTGCCAGAAATGTTTATAAACAGTGGTGTAAGAATAAAGCAAAAATAAAAATGTGTGAGTTGAATGACAACTTGCAACTTGAAGATTTGATACCTGAAGATGATTCTTCAGAGGTTTATATATTACGCCGTGAATTGACACTTCTTGCAGAAAAATATCGTAGAGCTATTATTCTGTATTATATCGAGAATAAATCTTGTTCGGAAATATCCTGCATACTCTCCATTAGCGAAAGTATGGCTAAATATCTACTATTCAAGTCACGACAAATATTGAAAGGAGGTATGGTTATGGAAAGAAATTACGGACAACAGAGTTACAATCCGAAAGGTTTATCACTCCTGTTTTGGGGCAATGGCGCAAACCGGTATTATCATTTGTGTGATAGCAAAATTTCTCAAAACATCTTGTTTGCCTGTTATAACGACAAAATTACTGCTGAGCAAATTAGTTTGGAAATTGGAGTCCCCCTCCCTTATATAGAAGATAAACTCAGCGAGTTGTATGAATATGAGCTCTTAAAAAAAGTTGGAAACAGATACTATACAAATATTATTATCTTTACACAAGATTTTGTGAACGAGGTAATGACAAAAACCGCTGATTTAAAAGAACGAGTAGCTGAACTTATCATTGAATCAATCGAGAAAAATGAAACTGAAATCAGAAATATTGGTTTTATCGGTTCAGATATGAATAAGAATTCATTTAATTGGCAAATGGTGAGTTTTATTCTTTATCGTGCAGTTATTGAAATTCTGCAAAATAAAATTAAGGTGGTGTATCCCAAAGATAAGTTCGGCACAGAATGTTTTGTTTGGGGCGAAGAAAAGTGCGAAATAAGCGATTGGAATTCACAATTTAGGTTCGGTATTGCAAATGTTGAAAACAACAGCGGCGATTATGTGCAATTTATGGACTTTCCAATCAACGGGGAGATGGTGCATCAGTATTGTTTTAACAGACAGAATGTAACCAATGTGTTTTTGGATATTGCAAAAGGCAATACTGTTCAATTTAGTGAAAATGATTTAGCTGCTGCTGCAGACATGGTTAGGAAAGGCTTTGTGCTTCAAAATGAAAACAAACTGACTGTAAATGTACCCGTATTCACTAAAGAGCAACATCAAAAGCTCAAAGAAATTTTGTTAGACACAGCAACTCAAATCTCTGATGAAGCGGAGCTTTTAATGGATACGGTTAAAGAAATACTAACAAATCACATACCAGTTCACCTTAAAAAGTATGCAAAAGATATGGCATATCTTAGATTATTTGAGGATGCTATATCAGCTCCGGTAACCAATTTAGTTGAGCATAAATATCTGCTTCCCTATAGCGGGAATGCAACTCTTCCTACTACATACATTATTCTGAAATAA
- a CDS encoding transporter substrate-binding domain-containing protein, with protein MMKLKKFLCVAAAAVMALSLVACGNSDSGTSASSAPGGAASNKTYVIYSDNAFPPYEFLDQSTNTYVGIDMDILAAVAKDQGFQYEVKNEGFDASMGAVQAGQADAMIAGMTITDARRETFDFSEPYFEDGQILVVKKDSDAKDLSDLKGKQIAVKTSTQGAAYAESKKDEYDLKLVYYEDSPTMYTALKNGTDDACFEDRMVIQYTIDSENLDLKTVGEVLNPGDYGFAVKKGTNPELIEMFNKGLANIKANGEYDKILEKYGYQS; from the coding sequence ATGATGAAATTGAAAAAATTTTTATGCGTGGCCGCGGCGGCTGTGATGGCGTTAAGCCTTGTTGCCTGCGGAAATTCTGATTCAGGTACTTCTGCATCCTCTGCGCCGGGCGGCGCAGCCAGCAACAAAACTTATGTAATTTATTCGGACAACGCGTTCCCGCCTTATGAGTTCCTAGACCAGTCCACAAACACCTATGTGGGCATTGACATGGACATTTTGGCGGCGGTTGCCAAAGACCAGGGCTTTCAATATGAAGTGAAAAACGAGGGGTTCGACGCCTCTATGGGCGCGGTGCAGGCAGGCCAGGCCGATGCAATGATTGCCGGCATGACCATTACCGACGCACGCCGGGAAACCTTTGATTTTTCCGAACCCTATTTTGAAGACGGCCAGATTCTGGTCGTGAAAAAGGACAGCGATGCAAAAGATTTGTCAGACTTAAAGGGCAAGCAGATTGCCGTAAAAACCAGCACCCAGGGCGCGGCCTATGCCGAGAGCAAAAAGGATGAATATGACTTAAAACTGGTGTATTATGAAGATTCGCCCACCATGTACACAGCCCTAAAGAACGGCACGGACGACGCCTGCTTTGAAGACCGCATGGTAATTCAATATACCATCGACTCAGAAAACTTAGACCTGAAAACCGTGGGCGAGGTGCTCAATCCCGGCGACTATGGCTTTGCGGTGAAAAAGGGAACAAATCCCGAGCTGATTGAAATGTTTAACAAGGGCCTTGCCAACATTAAGGCAAACGGCGAATATGACAAAATTTTAGAAAAATACGGCTATCAGTCTTAA
- a CDS encoding TnpV protein, whose translation MNGQAESMFSRLVNEMAKWQGVTERLKSMNTMA comes from the coding sequence ATTAATGGACAGGCGGAAAGTATGTTTTCTCGGCTGGTAAATGAAATGGCCAAATGGCAAGGCGTAACGGAACGGTTAAAGTCCATGAATACAATGGCGTGA
- a CDS encoding amino acid ABC transporter ATP-binding protein, producing the protein MNIKVNVTNLHKSFGKLEVLRGIDLQIAEGEVVCIIGPSGSGKSTFLRCLNQLETATSGSIVVDGFEICDKKTNINRVRQNIGMVFQSFNLFSHLTVLKNVMLAPVDLKKMDKKTAEENAKELLARVGLADKAHVYPHQLSGGQQQRVAIARALAMKPDIMLFDEPTSALDPEMVGEVLAVMKELAKGGMTMAVVTHEMGFARDVADRVIFMDEGVIMEEGTPEEIFKNPKNERTQAFLNCIL; encoded by the coding sequence ATGAACATAAAAGTTAACGTAACGAATTTGCATAAATCCTTTGGGAAGTTAGAGGTGCTCCGCGGCATTGATTTACAAATTGCCGAGGGTGAGGTGGTTTGCATTATCGGGCCGTCCGGCTCGGGCAAGTCTACCTTTTTGCGCTGCTTAAACCAGCTGGAAACGGCCACCTCCGGCAGTATTGTGGTGGACGGATTTGAAATCTGCGACAAAAAGACCAACATTAACCGCGTGCGGCAGAACATTGGCATGGTGTTTCAGAGCTTTAACCTGTTTTCCCATCTCACGGTGTTAAAAAACGTGATGCTGGCCCCGGTGGATTTAAAAAAGATGGACAAAAAAACGGCTGAAGAGAACGCCAAAGAGCTGTTGGCCCGGGTTGGCCTGGCAGATAAGGCTCACGTTTATCCCCACCAGCTTTCCGGCGGTCAGCAGCAGCGTGTGGCAATTGCCCGCGCACTGGCCATGAAACCCGACATTATGCTGTTTGACGAGCCCACCTCGGCCTTAGACCCCGAGATGGTAGGCGAGGTGCTGGCTGTGATGAAAGAGCTGGCCAAAGGCGGCATGACAATGGCAGTGGTGACCCATGAAATGGGCTTCGCGCGGGACGTGGCCGACCGGGTGATTTTTATGGACGAAGGCGTAATTATGGAAGAAGGCACGCCGGAGGAAATTTTTAAAAATCCGAAAAACGAGCGCACCCAGGCGTTTTTAAACTGTATTTTATAA
- a CDS encoding copper amine oxidase N-terminal domain-containing protein, with product MKKIISMLACCVMLLACTQALAAEPITVVLDCAPVEFTQEPVILNDRTLVPVRAIFEAMGASVDWNGETQTVTSVLGDTTVVMVVNNKVMTVNGAFKTLDAAPQLVEGSTMVPTRAVAESFGCTVEWNAQDRSVNIFSQAFLAKTAAAESFSSVKKLTQSGKTAVSAFNIPYFEGYDVKTDAPDGTDFEISTTTDAGHASLSVRSDLYTGEDARLTDEYVKSVADGIVTVVSGTLRSYGVVLLGGIEFMKIEYTAPRTVFGITDHEPDITVYMGRKNGVVYTVTYSIYGEVGRTAIGDFNYMLNALLIA from the coding sequence ATGAAAAAAATAATTAGTATGCTGGCGTGCTGCGTCATGCTGCTGGCGTGCACGCAGGCGCTGGCGGCAGAACCCATCACCGTGGTTTTAGACTGCGCGCCGGTAGAATTTACCCAGGAGCCGGTAATTTTAAACGACAGAACGCTGGTTCCCGTCCGTGCCATTTTCGAAGCTATGGGCGCTTCCGTGGACTGGAACGGCGAAACCCAGACGGTGACCTCCGTGCTGGGCGACACCACCGTGGTGATGGTGGTGAACAACAAGGTAATGACGGTGAACGGCGCGTTTAAAACGTTAGACGCCGCGCCCCAGCTGGTAGAGGGCAGCACCATGGTGCCCACCCGGGCCGTGGCTGAAAGCTTTGGCTGCACCGTGGAGTGGAACGCGCAGGACCGCAGTGTAAACATTTTCTCTCAGGCATTTTTGGCAAAAACAGCTGCAGCAGAGAGCTTCAGTTCCGTAAAGAAGCTGACCCAAAGCGGAAAAACCGCGGTTTCGGCCTTTAACATTCCCTATTTTGAGGGGTATGACGTGAAGACCGACGCGCCCGACGGCACGGATTTTGAAATCAGCACCACCACAGACGCGGGCCACGCCTCGCTCTCAGTGCGTTCTGATCTTTACACCGGCGAGGACGCGCGCTTAACCGACGAGTATGTAAAAAGCGTGGCAGACGGCATTGTCACCGTGGTTTCCGGCACTTTGCGCTCCTACGGTGTTGTGCTTTTAGGCGGCATTGAGTTTATGAAAATTGAATATACCGCGCCGCGCACCGTGTTTGGCATTACCGACCACGAGCCGGACATTACGGTTTACATGGGCCGGAAAAACGGCGTCGTTTACACCGTGACCTATTCAATCTACGGCGAAGTTGGCAGAACGGCAATCGGCGACTTTAACTACATGTTAAACGCGCTTTTAATCGCCTGA
- a CDS encoding sensor histidine kinase, with amino-acid sequence MRGMKGRLSIKARVTAWFAVIMFCIATAVFYVMIVHRTSQVKADAKHSLEASVAGFADMAARTGGDFSEFDGQRLSQDRATLSQDETKPSQDGTVPPQNEDAPAQEPPDNPGGPSRGNSSSPQGGPDDGRFTGGKKPRTYAGGVHMAVFSEDGETLLGQIPFEFDEIDFQNGELRAVTSNSERYFMLDRKVATDSGDVWVKGVINISGALNAVNSTVAADYALIIVLILIAAAGGYFIVGKALAPIAKMRRTAQEIADSSDLSRRIQLGDGKDEVYRLAAVFDEMLGKIEHSFEAEKQFTQDASHELRTPVAVILSECEFALDCAKTDGEFRDSLSVVKRQGDKMAKLISELLTISRMDKSNVAPSLEETDLSELLEIVCDEQKELCQTGTAFSLNIEPNVVAMADSGLIARLFINLISNACQYGAENGTVAVSLKKDGANAVFSVTDDGMGIAEEDIPKIWERFYQVNKSRTNENGSMGLGLSMVKQIARLHRGRVWVTSTLGQGSTFTFTMPLGL; translated from the coding sequence ATGCGCGGCATGAAAGGGCGGCTTTCCATAAAGGCCCGGGTAACGGCTTGGTTTGCCGTGATTATGTTCTGCATTGCCACAGCGGTGTTTTATGTGATGATTGTGCACCGCACGTCTCAGGTGAAGGCTGACGCGAAACACAGCTTAGAAGCTTCTGTGGCAGGCTTTGCAGATATGGCGGCACGCACCGGGGGCGATTTTTCCGAGTTCGACGGCCAGCGCCTGTCGCAGGACAGGGCCACGCTATCACAGGACGAAACTAAGCCGTCGCAAGACGGGACAGTTCCGCCACAGAATGAAGACGCGCCAGCCCAGGAACCCCCGGACAACCCCGGCGGCCCGTCCCGAGGCAACAGCAGTTCTCCCCAGGGCGGCCCAGACGACGGCAGGTTCACAGGCGGCAAAAAGCCCCGCACCTATGCCGGCGGCGTGCACATGGCAGTGTTTTCAGAAGACGGCGAAACCCTGCTGGGGCAAATTCCATTTGAGTTTGACGAAATTGACTTTCAAAACGGCGAGTTAAGAGCCGTCACCTCCAACTCTGAACGGTATTTCATGTTAGACCGCAAGGTTGCAACAGACAGCGGCGATGTGTGGGTGAAAGGCGTTATCAACATTTCCGGCGCTTTAAATGCCGTAAACTCCACCGTGGCGGCGGACTATGCGTTAATTATCGTGTTAATTCTCATCGCGGCGGCAGGCGGATATTTCATTGTAGGAAAGGCTTTGGCGCCCATTGCCAAAATGCGTAGAACCGCCCAGGAGATTGCCGACAGCAGCGACCTTTCCCGCCGCATTCAGCTTGGCGACGGCAAAGATGAGGTTTATCGCCTGGCCGCGGTGTTCGACGAGATGTTAGGCAAAATTGAACACTCCTTTGAGGCGGAAAAACAGTTTACCCAGGACGCGTCCCACGAGCTTCGCACCCCCGTTGCGGTGATTTTGTCCGAGTGCGAATTTGCCTTAGACTGCGCCAAAACCGACGGCGAGTTCCGGGACTCTTTAAGCGTTGTAAAGCGTCAGGGTGACAAGATGGCCAAGCTCATTTCCGAGCTGCTGACCATTTCTCGCATGGACAAAAGCAATGTTGCACCCAGCCTGGAAGAGACCGACCTTTCAGAGCTTTTAGAAATTGTGTGCGACGAGCAAAAGGAGCTTTGCCAAACAGGAACAGCCTTTTCTTTAAACATTGAGCCAAACGTTGTGGCAATGGCTGACAGCGGGCTGATTGCCCGGCTGTTTATTAACCTCATTTCCAACGCCTGCCAGTATGGAGCGGAAAACGGCACAGTGGCCGTGTCGCTGAAAAAGGACGGCGCAAACGCGGTGTTTTCCGTAACCGACGACGGCATGGGCATTGCGGAGGAGGACATTCCAAAAATATGGGAGCGGTTTTATCAGGTGAACAAGTCCCGCACCAACGAAAACGGCAGCATGGGGCTGGGACTTTCCATGGTGAAGCAAATTGCCCGTCTGCACCGCGGCCGCGTGTGGGTAACAAGCACTTTAGGCCAGGGAAGCACCTTTACGTTTACCATGCCTCTGGGGTTGTAG
- a CDS encoding amino acid ABC transporter permease, translating into MDFLRTIQEATPLLLEGIKMTVAISLLSIIIGIIIGLITCFFAISKFRVLRGLSGAYVWIVRGTPMIVQAFIVYFGVPQLIQLMLTAMQITDTVRISPFLAGVITLSLNAGAYLSEIFRSGINAVSRGQVEAARSLGLSHWRTMTKIVLPQAFKITLPSLVNQFIITIKDTSILSVIGLADIVNRAKVYVGKSYQFFATYILVAVYYLVVISILMLVSKYLEKKVNYEHKS; encoded by the coding sequence ATGGACTTTTTAAGAACAATTCAGGAAGCGACGCCTCTTTTATTAGAAGGCATTAAAATGACGGTGGCAATTTCGCTGCTGTCTATTATAATTGGTATTATCATCGGGCTGATCACCTGTTTTTTTGCCATTTCAAAGTTCCGCGTGCTGCGCGGCCTTTCGGGCGCATATGTCTGGATTGTCCGCGGAACGCCAATGATTGTGCAGGCGTTTATCGTATATTTCGGCGTTCCCCAGCTCATTCAGCTGATGCTGACAGCCATGCAAATTACGGATACGGTGCGCATCTCACCGTTTCTGGCAGGGGTAATTACCCTGTCTTTAAACGCCGGGGCATACCTTTCCGAAATTTTTAGAAGCGGAATTAACGCCGTGAGCCGCGGACAGGTGGAGGCGGCCAGAAGCCTGGGCCTTTCCCACTGGCGCACCATGACGAAAATTGTGCTGCCCCAGGCCTTTAAAATTACGCTGCCGTCTTTGGTGAACCAGTTTATCATCACCATTAAAGACACCTCCATTCTGTCGGTTATTGGCCTGGCAGATATTGTGAACCGGGCAAAGGTGTATGTGGGCAAGTCTTACCAGTTTTTCGCTACATATATTCTGGTGGCGGTTTATTACCTTGTGGTAATTTCCATTTTAATGCTGGTGTCAAAATATTTGGAGAAAAAAGTGAATTATGAACATAAAAGTTAA
- a CDS encoding DUF6809 family protein → MNELRDLFLGTPNFIPKDSKYWSLLQNVCEKENNFTKDELEKFESIFNDMNAANWVEVENAFHQGFCAGAQLMAEVYMNKK, encoded by the coding sequence TTGAACGAACTGCGCGACTTATTTTTAGGCACACCCAATTTTATTCCGAAAGACTCAAAGTATTGGTCATTACTACAGAATGTTTGTGAAAAAGAGAATAATTTTACAAAAGATGAATTAGAAAAGTTTGAAAGCATTTTTAATGATATGAATGCAGCAAACTGGGTGGAGGTTGAAAATGCCTTTCATCAGGGCTTTTGCGCCGGGGCACAGTTAATGGCTGAAGTATATATGAATAAAAAATAG